From the Vanessa cardui chromosome 18, ilVanCard2.1, whole genome shotgun sequence genome, one window contains:
- the LOC124537521 gene encoding ER membrane protein complex subunit 7, which translates to MFRFECSIAIVVCIIANVFCALNSVEEDVGTGRYVIEGRVYPADEQDLSTWQVDTRIHVNGGEYIGFIKDDGSFTIYNVPSGSYVVEIVNPDYMYEPVRVEINSKGKYRARKVNYIQTSQVIQVPYPLRMKAITKFRYFQMREQWRLTDFLFNPMVIMMVLPLLLIMILPKMMNDPETKEDLKQISNMAKMSELPEMSEMFTSLFSGGAATKANVKAKQIKKRQ; encoded by the coding sequence ATGTTCCGATTTGAATGCTCAATAGCTATTGTTGTGTGTATTATTGCCAATGTTTTCTGTGCATTAAATTCTGTTGAAGAAGATGTGGGTACTGGAAGGTACGTTATTGAAGGACGAGTGTACCCAGCTGACGAACAAGACTTATCAACTTGGCAGGTGGATACTAGAATTCACGTAAATGGAGGCGAATACATTGGTTTCATTAAAGATGATGGTTCTTTCACAATATACAATGTCCCATCGGGGTCTTATGTGGTTGAAATCGTAAATCCAGATTACATGTATGAGCCAGTTAGAGTCGAAATTAACTCGAAAGGCAAATATAGAGCTCGTAAAGTGAACTACATACAGACCTCACAAGTTATTCAAGTTCCATACCCATTGAGAATGAAAGCAATAACTAAATTTCGTTACTTCCAAATGCGTGAACAATGGAGATTAACTGACTTCTTATTCAACCCAATGGTGATCATGATGGTGTTGCCTTTACTATTGATCATGATCCTGCCTAAAATGATGAATGATCCCGAGACCAAAGAAGACTTAAAGCAAATTAGTAATATGGCTAAGATGTCCGAGTTACCTGAGATGTCAGAGATGTTTACTTCTCTGTTCAGTGGAGGAGCTGCCACTAAGGCCAATGTCAAAGCTAAACAAATTAAGAAGAGACAatag
- the LOC124537610 gene encoding beta-hexosaminidase subunit beta-like, which yields MLKWIITAVCFGSIFVDSFWVVKPGPKYPPTKGEVWPKPQYETKENTFYTFNPSHFKVKNLDRTCDILTNAIERYSYVVKSKIGARIRNIKKRSHRKHNDLHKGLLSELDITLSAPCEEYPYLDMDESYNLTVSAKSKLHSSSIWGVLRGLETFAQLLYLSDDRNEIRINTTQISDFPRYKHRGLLLDTSRHYITVSNILKTLDAMTMNKMNVFHWHIVDDQSFPYQSERFPELSEKGAYDSSMVYTKEDIERIVQYARERGIRVIPEFDVPGHTTSWGNSHPSLLTECYEGEDVIGMGPMDPTKNTTYKLLRDLFQEVQTWFPDKYFHVGGDEVQLDCWKSNPELRQYMKRNNLTAADLHTLFMRNVIPLLVENSKPIVWQEVFDEGVTLSKDTLIQVWKYNWISEMISILYSGQKLLFSSTWYLDSITSQWTDFYVFDPRKMVYDVTLNQTLLEGIVGGEACMWGEMVDDRNVLNRVWPRASAIAEKLWSAPTYNIISKNSIPTETYERIEEHTCRMIRRGIDAQPPSGPGFCVV from the exons ATGTTAAAATGGATTATCACTGCGGTCTGTTTTGGAAGTATTTTTGTAGACAGTTTTTGGGTGGTCAAGCCTGGCCCGAAGTATCCACCTACAAAGGGTGAGGTCTGGCCAAAACCACAATATGAAACCAaggaaaatacattttatacattcAACCCTTCACATTTTAAAGTTAAG aatttagaTCGGACCTGCGATATTTTAACAAATGCAATCGAGAGGTACTCGTATGTTGTGAAAAGTAAAATCGGTGCAAgaattcgtaatattaaaaagcgCTCTCATCGGAAACACAACGACTTGCACAAAGGGTTGCTGAGTGAGTTGGACATTACTTTGTCAGCGCCTTGCGAGGAATACCCTTACCTGGACATGGATGAAAGTT ataatcttACCGTTTCGGCGAAGTCCAAACTGCACAGTTCGTCAATATGGGGTGTACTTCGGGGACTTGAAACCTTTGCGCAGCTTTTATATTTGTCGGACGATCGAAAT GAAATACGCATAAATACAACTCAAATCAGTGATTTTCCTCGCTACAAACACAGGGgattattattagatacatCTCGACACTATATCACGGTATCCAATATACTCAAGACTTTGGATGCGATGACGATGAATAAAATGAACGTTTTCCATTGGCATATCGTTGATGACCAAAGCTTTCCTTATCAAAGTGAAAGATTTCCCGAATTAAG CGAAAAGGGTGCTTATGACTCGTCGATGGTGTATACGAAGGAAGACATAGAAAGGATAGTTCAATATGCAAGGGAACGGGGCATTCGAGTGATACCAGAGTTTGACGTTCCTG gACATACCACTTCTTGGGGCAATTCGCATCCCAGCCTGCTCACAGAGTGTTACGAGGGAGAAGATGTAATCGGCATGGGACCGATGGATCCAACTAAAAACACGACGTATAAACTTCTACGAGACCTCTTCCAAGAAGTTCAGACATGGTTTCCAGACAAATACTTCCACGTCGGTGGGGATGAGGTTCAATTAGATTGTTG gaAATCGAATCCAGAACTCAGGCAATATATGAAAAGAAACAATTTGACAGCGGCGGATTTGCACACGTTATTTATGAGAAATGTGATTCCACTCTTGGTAGAAAATTCAAAACCCATCGTGTGGCAG GAAGTATTTGACGAAGGTGTAACTCTATCGAAAGATACCCTTATACAAGTCTGGAAATACAACTGGATCAGTGAAATGATATcg ATTCTTTATTCTGGACAGAAGCTTCTATTCTCTTCAACGTGGTATCTCGACTCCATTACCTCGCAATGGACTGACTTTTATGTATTTGACCCTCGTAAAATGGTGTACGACGTGACGCTAAACCAGACTTTGCTGGAGGGCATTGTCGGCGGTGAAGCTTGCATGTGGGGTGAAATGGTGGACGATAGAAATGTACTAAACAG GGTATGGCCACGAGCGAGTGCTATTGCTGAAAAACTTTGGAGTGCTCCAACCTACAATATAATATCGAAAAATTCTATTCCCACCGAAACTTATGAGCGAATTGAAGAACACACGTGCCGCATGATCCGACGAGGCATCGACGCCCAGCCACCTTCGGGTCCTGGATTTTGCGTAGTTTAA
- the LOC124537516 gene encoding uncharacterized protein LOC124537516, producing the protein MSGYLEVKYPFKSNLGLNPFKTWKRQWCILRPSPMSAGGGSLAVYCSEAGSPAGTVELRSGCVVKRAKSRTRPHAFAVFSIEEPCKPRILLAAPSLQEAQHWMDKIRDLLNGDKLLGTESLLKDSYSVTVIPTELSRKCVISGDNNVTLSSTGLMVSHPQTTGVMIRWQHITDVLQTRESGDKSRICVLSIDSGFNGGGEMKFSSVLSGELAGELAGAVRQALRERARAQPLSRSQPDLTAVCHEMDELRRTSWYSGPSEVSLDDTDLIMSKEARRIPSGQLSRTRARRLLRASLAELVSFDDSVADRRSLVSVASGVYEEITEEAAPREEHTYESVADCVYATWRRTGKRHPPPLPPRTPALTMKLGESWGCAGDGVTRHSSLGSLHHKPSRPAKHFSVFRKRLKSDSRIATSPKSETAKDKDVETKKKKFDFTPTRDIFKSFKVSRKMKNLKITPGALTKGETKSCEFLDEAPPLAAARASQSAERLDALAPPALAALLRAPEALYVPMSPVAPPAPDHLYMVMSPRANLA; encoded by the exons ATGTCTGGTTATTTGGAGGTGAAGTATCCCTTTAAATCGAATCTTGGATTGAATCCTTTCAAG ACGTGGAAAAGACAATGGTGTATTCTTCGGCCGAGTCCGATGAGTGCTGGTGGTGGCTCGTTAGCTGTGTACTGCAGCGAGGCGGGGTCTCCTGCGGGGACGGTTGAATTACGTTCTGGTTGTGTCGTAAAACGTGCGAAATCTCGTACGCGACCTCATGCATTCGCCGTGTTCTCCATCGAGGAGCCGTGCAAGCCTCGGATCTTATTGGCGGCCCCGAGCCTTCAAGAAGCGCAACATTGGATGGATAAAATCCGAGACTTACTGAACGGCGACAAGCTTCTAG GCACAGAATCATTGCTTAAAGATTCTTATTCAGTGACGGTCATACCCACCGAATTGTCACGTAAATGTGTTATAAGTGGTGACAACAATGTAACATTATCGTCGACCGGTCTGATGGTTTCACATCCGCAAACCACAGGCGTGATGATACGTTGGCAACACATTACTGATGTTCTCCAGACCAGAGAGAGTGGAGATAAGAGCAGAATATGTGTGCTCAGTATTGAtag TGGTTTCAATGGTGGCGGGGAGATGAAATTCAGCAGCGTACTGTCGGGGGAGCTGGCTGGCGAGCTGGCGGGCGCGGTGCGGCAGGCGCTGCGGGAGCGCGCTCGGGCTCAGCCGCTGAGTCGCAGCCAGCCGGATCTGACAGCAGTGTGCCATGAAATGG ACGAACTACGTCGCACCAGCTGGTACAGCGGGCCGTCTGAAGTGTCCCTCGATGACACAGATCTCATTATGTCTAAG GAGGCGCGCCGCATCCCGAGCGGGCAGCTGTCCCGCACGCGCGCACGGCGGCTGCTGCGCGCCTCGCTGGCCGAGCTCGTCTCCTTCGACGACAG CGTGGCCGACCGCCGCTCGCTGGTGTCCGTGGCGTCCGGAGTGTACGAGGAGATCACGGAGGAGGCGGCGCCGCGGGAGGAGCACACGTACGAGTCGGTGGCGGACTGCGTGTACGCCACGTGGCGCCGCACCGGCAAGCGCCACCCGCCCCCCCTGCCGCCGCGCACGCCCGCTCT CACTATGAAGCTGGGCGAGTCGTGGGGCTGCGCCGGCGACGGTGTCACGCGGCACTCGTCTCTGGGCTCGCTGCACCACAAACCCTCCCGGCCCGCGAAACACTTCAGCGTGTTCAG aaAAAGACTCAAAAGCGACTCCCGAATAGCGACATCGCCGAAATCTGAGACGGCCAAGGACAAGGACGTCGAGACGAAGAAGAAGAAGTTCGACTTCACGCCCACGCGGGACATCTTCAAGAGCTTCAAGGTGAGCCGCAAGATGAAGAACCTCAAGATAACGCCGGGCGCGCTCACCAAGGGCGAGACGAAGAGCTGCGAGTTCCTCGACGAGGCGCCGCCGCTGGCCGCCGCGCGCGCCTCGCAGTCGGCCGAGCGCCTCGACGCGCTGGCGCCGCCCGCGCTGGCGGCCCTGCTGCGCGCGCCCGAGGCGCTCTACGTGCCCATGTCGCCCGtggcgccgcccgcgcccgaccACCTCTACATGGTCATGTCGCCGCGCGCCAACCTGGCCTGA